Genomic window (Musa acuminata AAA Group cultivar baxijiao chromosome BXJ1-9, Cavendish_Baxijiao_AAA, whole genome shotgun sequence):
TGTAAAGAAGAAAACTATAGAGCCTCCGCCAGCATCACCTGAGGGGAATTCCTAAATTGGTAAAGAGACCAGGGAAATAAATCCCCAACTTCTTCCAAATTTTACTGCAACACATAACTTAAATATTCAACCTGTGGGCAATGATGAAGATGGTGACAAGTGAAGGGTAGCTTAGACTTCGTCGTCACGGTCTCCTGTTTCTGAGAGGAGCCCATGCTTCTGAGATTTGTCGACGGGCAATGAATAAGTCCGTCGCTCTTTTCCACCTGGTTTTGATGATGCATTTCCATACCAGATCATGCCTAAAACCGCCAAGATCATTCCAGAGATCACGTGTAAATTGAGGCCCTCTCTTCCGAATAAGAAGAAACCCAAAGTTAGGACAAGGATTGTCTTCATGTGCCCAAGGACTTGAAATGACACTGCCGTGAATCTTCCAATACAGATGAACTGGCTAAGGTTGGTTCCCACAGCAATGGTGCATGACAGGACGATGAAGAACTGCCACACAAAAACATAAacagtataaataaatatatatatatatatatatataaaggatgaAACGTAAGAGAAAAATCAACCAAAATGACATTTTTCTATGCAGTATTAGTTCACATGTAAAGCATGCAGCAAGGGCAATCAATCACACAAGCCAAATTACAATCACAATCAATCACACAAGCCAAATTACAATCGAGGAAATCAAAACACAGTACAAGTTgctatcaaatgggaaaagccaaGCTTCATAAACATCATGAATCTAATAGAAGAAAAAATATACACGAAGCCATCAGATGAAATACTAAAGTTCAAAAACACCATCATAAACTTACCACGGCAGTCACACTGTAATCAAATTTGTCCACCCTTTTGTTTGTCAACCAATAATCAACAAAAGGCCCTAATATCAACAGCGATGCAGCCTGAACTGGAGCAGTATGCCCGAGAAGGTTGAACGATCCAAGTGAATATTTCTTTTGAAGAAAATGCACATACTACAAGAAACAAGTCACTACAGAGTTAGAACTTAAATGGAACTGTTTCTATTTACCTCAGAAGACAAGTGCCATTGGCTTGGAAGTAAATACAATGCAGCACCAATGAAGTATGAAACATTTTCTATTGAGCATGTCTAAAGAAATGCAAAACTCATATGTGTATCTATTTACTCACATATTGCTGTAAAGCTGTGCTCCAAACCGCTATGGTAGCAGCTATCAGCCCTCTAGCATTTACGCTCACATCAGTCACTGTACAAATAGCGACACCTGCCAGAACCACCACTATGCTGAGCTTTGTGGCCCTTGAGTAATGAATTTTGTCAAACACAACCTCGAGAAGACATGATACGGGAATCATAGACAGCTTTGCAATCTGTAATTGAATTACATAAATAAGTATGCcgctttgtaaaattatttatcatACTCAAGACAATAATTATAGTCTGTGACCAGAACGAACCTGATAAAATCCAACGGAATTCCACATTAAACTAATATTCATCCCAACGATAGATAAGTttgcaaaaaggacaaattttatAAGGTTAGATAAAGGTAAATGAGAAGGCTGAATGTATCCCAGCCACCTAAATATAATAGTCAGTAGCGTGGTTGTCGCGAAATGCAAGCCCGTTAATGTAGTAGCTGCAACATAAAATATAATGCATCAGGTAAAACCAGCAACAAAAAGAAAACCTTAATGAGTTTATGgaaatcaaataaatatataaattagaaATAGCCTATGGAGCCCATAAATctgaatttttttactttatatttgcTTTGGATTTCATTTCAATGCCAACTATGAAAAACAACTCAAAACCAAAATTAATGGAAAAACCCATATGCATAAAATGGGTTTAGTATATTATAGCACTTAGCCACGTGATGGAGGATCTTAGAACCATAAATCAATATGAATTATACAAGAATGTGATAGCAGAAGTAATGAATAATGCAGATTTTTGCAAGAGCATATATAGAAAGTTCACATGTTATCTGAGAACTGGGAGTGATCAACAAGTCCTGAAGCTAAGAATGCAGCAAAGCTTACATAATCTACAGGTATCTGTATCACTTAATGTACCACTGTTTTAAAGTTATATTTGATGGTACTTGCCTCACAATGATTTATTCTCAAAAACCTAGAGTATAAAATAGCTATGATCAAAACCAATTAACAACTCACTAGAATTGGTCACAGCTGGAAAATAAATGTACAATTAAAATGCATGGGCAAAGAGGACATTTACCAACTTGAGGCAAGGGATAAGATATGACATATTTGGCAAATTAAGAGGAAATGTAAAAAATTCTTTTTTGATGAAGGTAATATTTACAGAATGCAATTCATGATGCATTACCCTCAAATAGTCTTTCACCAAATACCCAATGGAACAAGATCCAAGAAGTCAgcagaaaataaatgattgtgggCATCACTAACAAGTAGATGTCAGTACACAGGTAGACATCTTTGAGCGAAAAAAAAAGAATGGAGGCACAACTTTTGTGGAGCTTCAGCAGACAACTTAAACTATCAAAATGcgctgatgcaaaaaataaattagCTACGGCCATGCCATGATAaccttctaatgatcaaaagaaaccAAGTGGTAACTGATGTTCCACAAAACAAGCGAACAAAAGTACTTTAATACACTAAACCATTTGAGTTTTGAGTGAGGAAGCAGGACAACCACGAGTTTTCCAATGCCAATGTCGGACAAACAAGTTGTTCCAATAATATTGTCAATatacattcaaaattgttatagaACACTACAAACAATCTGTCAAATCCAGTTGCAAAAGGTTCATCTTATGCCATTTGATACTAAGCCAAGTACTAGGTTTCCCCAAAGGAAAAAAGGAAACATTTGG
Coding sequences:
- the LOC135592524 gene encoding UDP-rhamnose/UDP-galactose transporter 6-like; translated protein: MAPASKADRKAALDVAAWTFNIVTSVGIIMVNKALMATHRFTFATTLTGLHFATTTLLTIIFRWLGYIQPSHLPLSNLIKFVLFANLSIVGMNISLMWNSVGFYQIAKLSMIPVSCLLEVVFDKIHYSRATKLSIVVVLAGVAICTVTDVSVNARGLIAATIAVWSTALQQYYVHFLQKKYSLGSFNLLGHTAPVQAASLLILGPFVDYWLTNKRVDKFDYSVTAVFFIVLSCTIAVGTNLSQFICIGRFTAVSFQVLGHMKTILVLTLGFFLFGREGLNLHVISGMILAVLGMIWYGNASSKPGGKERRTYSLPVDKSQKHGLLSETGDRDDEV